The Xanthomonas sp. DAR 34887 genome has a segment encoding these proteins:
- a CDS encoding APC family permease, whose amino-acid sequence MTTQGKFHKRLSLTDLTFIGLGSIFGSGWLFSASHVSAIAGPAGIVSWIAGGVAVLLLGLVYCELGAALPRAGGVVRYPEYSHGALLGWLMGFITLIAFSSLIAIEVEAARQYAAAWFPSLNQAGSTHPSVAGWLLQLALLVAFFLLNYFSVKTFATANNIVSVFKFLVPVLVIVLLMAHFNPQNLHVQGFAPSGAAGVEAAISAGGIIFAYLGLTPIVSVASEVRDPQRNIPIALILSVALSTVIYVLLQLAFLGSVPSAYLAQGWGGIDKVFALPYHDIALALGLGWLAALVICDAMISPSGTGNIYMNATPRVVYGWARSGGFLPVLTRVDAKSGIPRPALWLSLALSVFWTLPFPSWETLIQVVSAALVLSYAVAPVTVAALRRSAPQLPRPFLLRGFAVLGPLSFIVAALIVYWSTWSTLSWLLGLQVAMFALYVLYKLPSAAGRAQLWRQVRGALWLIGFFVLVLLVSYLGTFGGTGQIAHPWDTLSVAVIAFGCYHWGARTGLRSDELALEEDDGE is encoded by the coding sequence ATGACCACACAAGGCAAGTTCCACAAGCGTCTGAGCCTGACCGATCTGACCTTCATCGGGCTCGGTTCGATCTTCGGCTCCGGTTGGCTGTTCTCGGCCAGCCATGTGTCGGCCATCGCCGGCCCGGCCGGCATCGTGTCGTGGATCGCCGGCGGTGTGGCGGTGCTGCTGCTGGGCCTGGTGTACTGCGAACTGGGCGCGGCGCTGCCGCGTGCCGGCGGGGTGGTGCGCTACCCGGAGTATTCGCACGGCGCGCTGCTCGGCTGGCTGATGGGCTTCATCACCCTGATCGCGTTCTCCAGCCTGATCGCGATCGAGGTCGAGGCGGCGCGGCAGTACGCCGCGGCGTGGTTCCCGTCGTTGAATCAGGCCGGCAGCACCCATCCCAGCGTGGCCGGCTGGCTGCTGCAGTTGGCGCTGCTGGTGGCGTTCTTCCTGCTCAACTACTTCAGCGTCAAGACCTTCGCCACCGCCAACAACATCGTCAGCGTATTCAAGTTCCTGGTGCCGGTGCTGGTGATCGTGCTGCTGATGGCGCACTTCAATCCGCAGAATCTGCACGTGCAGGGGTTCGCGCCCTCCGGCGCGGCCGGCGTGGAGGCGGCGATCTCGGCCGGCGGCATCATCTTCGCCTACCTGGGACTGACCCCGATCGTGTCGGTGGCCAGCGAGGTGCGCGATCCGCAGCGCAATATCCCGATCGCGCTGATCCTGTCGGTGGCGCTGTCCACGGTCATCTACGTGCTGCTGCAGCTGGCGTTCCTGGGTAGCGTGCCGTCCGCGTATCTGGCGCAGGGCTGGGGCGGCATCGACAAGGTCTTCGCGCTGCCGTATCACGACATCGCGCTGGCGCTGGGCCTGGGCTGGCTGGCGGCGCTGGTGATCTGCGATGCGATGATCTCGCCCAGCGGCACCGGCAACATCTACATGAACGCCACGCCGCGCGTGGTCTACGGCTGGGCGCGCAGCGGCGGCTTCCTGCCGGTGCTGACCCGGGTCGATGCCAAGTCCGGCATCCCGCGTCCGGCGCTGTGGCTGAGCCTGGCGCTGTCGGTGTTCTGGACGCTGCCGTTCCCGTCGTGGGAGACGCTGATCCAGGTGGTGTCGGCGGCGCTGGTGCTGAGCTATGCGGTGGCGCCGGTGACCGTGGCCGCGTTGCGCCGCAGCGCGCCGCAGCTGCCGCGGCCGTTCCTGCTGCGCGGCTTCGCCGTGCTCGGGCCGCTGTCGTTCATCGTCGCCGCGCTGATCGTGTACTGGTCCACCTGGAGCACGCTGTCGTGGCTGCTCGGCCTGCAGGTGGCGATGTTCGCGCTGTACGTGCTGTACAAGCTGCCGAGCGCGGCCGGCCGCGCGCAGTTGTGGCGGCAGGTGCGCGGCGCGCTGTGGCTGATCGGGTTCTTCGTGCTGGTGCTGCTGGTGTCCTACCTGGGCACCTTCGGCGGCACCGGCCAGATCGCGCATCCGTGGGACACGCTGAGCGTGGCGGTCATCGCGTTCGGCTGCTACCACTGGGGTGCGCGCACCGGCTTGCGCAGCGACGAACTGGCGCTGGAAGAGGACGACGGGGAATAG
- a CDS encoding DUF885 domain-containing protein, which yields MRFARLLLPCALAAALLAACQPATPPASPQPAAATGAAAQQPGQAFAALLDAQWQYQLAHHPEFASIIGDTRYNDRWSDYSLAALQAEQQATADFLKRFEAIDGTALSAQDQLSLQMMLRQLRDRLEAIALKNDEMPLEPVGGIQLALPGYAQAFPFASVKDYEDYIKRLQAIPALLDQVVALSRAGAKDGLVQPKYLLERIPAQVREIAAPSGADSPFALPLKSFPDAVPAAERARLRAAMLAAIDQQVRPAYAKLADFVANEYAPQGRAQEGLWSLPDGERRYRYAIHTQTTTDKSPEQIHQIGLAEVARIEGEMSAIARQLGYADLPALRKAVARDRKFFASSREQILQRYRDDIAQMQPQLPKLFGKLPKTPLEVRAMADFRSTAPGAEYWQSDAQGSKPALVMVNTSDYAQRTLVNIEATAYHEGVPGHHLQISLAQGLPLPPFRQQSSYNAYVEGWALYAEKLGKDVGFYKDPYSDYGRLAGELLRANRLVLDTGVHYKRWTRQQMIDFFHAHPSDDEPSIQAETDRYIVWPGQALGYKLGELDILALREKAKRELGARFDIRAFHDQILGGGAMPLDLLDARIDAWIAQAKAGTSATPETPQ from the coding sequence ATGAGATTCGCCCGCCTGTTGCTTCCCTGCGCGCTGGCCGCGGCGTTGCTGGCCGCATGCCAGCCGGCCACGCCGCCTGCGTCGCCGCAGCCGGCCGCCGCGACGGGCGCGGCGGCGCAACAGCCGGGCCAGGCCTTCGCCGCCTTGCTCGACGCGCAGTGGCAGTACCAGCTCGCACACCATCCGGAATTCGCCAGCATCATCGGCGACACGCGCTACAACGACCGCTGGAGCGATTATTCGCTGGCGGCGTTGCAGGCCGAGCAACAGGCCACCGCGGATTTCCTCAAGCGGTTCGAGGCGATCGACGGCACGGCGCTGTCGGCACAGGACCAGTTGAGCCTGCAGATGATGCTGCGCCAGTTGCGCGACCGGCTGGAAGCGATCGCGCTGAAGAACGATGAGATGCCGCTGGAGCCGGTCGGCGGCATCCAGCTGGCGCTGCCGGGCTACGCGCAGGCGTTTCCGTTCGCCAGCGTCAAGGACTACGAGGATTACATCAAGCGCCTGCAAGCGATCCCGGCCTTGCTCGACCAGGTCGTGGCGCTGTCGCGCGCCGGCGCCAAGGACGGGCTGGTGCAGCCGAAATATTTGCTGGAGCGGATCCCGGCGCAGGTGCGCGAGATCGCCGCGCCGTCCGGCGCCGACAGCCCGTTCGCGTTGCCGCTGAAGAGCTTCCCCGACGCGGTGCCGGCGGCCGAGCGCGCGCGCCTGCGCGCGGCGATGCTGGCGGCGATCGACCAGCAGGTGCGTCCGGCCTACGCCAAACTGGCCGATTTCGTCGCCAACGAATACGCGCCGCAGGGCCGCGCGCAGGAAGGGCTGTGGTCGCTGCCCGATGGCGAGCGCCGCTACCGCTACGCGATCCATACCCAGACCACCACCGACAAATCGCCCGAGCAGATCCACCAGATCGGCCTGGCCGAAGTGGCGCGCATCGAGGGCGAAATGAGCGCCATCGCCAGGCAGCTCGGCTATGCCGATCTGCCCGCGTTGCGCAAGGCGGTGGCACGCGACCGCAAGTTCTTCGCCAGTTCCCGCGAGCAGATCCTGCAGCGCTATCGCGACGATATCGCGCAGATGCAGCCGCAGCTGCCCAAGCTGTTCGGCAAATTGCCGAAGACGCCTTTGGAAGTGCGCGCGATGGCCGACTTCCGCAGCACCGCACCGGGCGCGGAGTACTGGCAGAGCGATGCGCAGGGCAGCAAGCCGGCGCTGGTGATGGTCAACACCAGCGACTACGCGCAACGCACCCTGGTCAACATCGAGGCCACCGCGTATCACGAAGGCGTACCCGGCCATCACCTGCAGATCTCGCTCGCGCAGGGCCTGCCGTTGCCGCCGTTCCGCCAGCAGTCCAGCTACAACGCCTACGTCGAAGGCTGGGCGCTGTACGCGGAGAAGCTGGGCAAGGACGTGGGGTTCTACAAGGATCCTTACAGCGACTACGGGCGCCTGGCCGGCGAACTGCTGCGCGCCAACCGTCTGGTGCTGGATACCGGCGTGCACTACAAGCGCTGGACGCGGCAGCAGATGATCGACTTCTTCCACGCGCATCCCTCCGACGACGAGCCCAGCATCCAGGCCGAGACCGACCGCTACATCGTGTGGCCGGGCCAGGCGCTGGGCTACAAGCTCGGCGAACTGGACATCCTGGCGCTGCGCGAGAAGGCCAAGCGCGAACTCGGCGCACGCTTCGACATCCGCGCCTTCCACGACCAGATCCTCGGCGGCGGCGCGATGCCGCTGGACCTGCTCGACGCGCGCATCGATGCCTGGATCGCGCAGGCCAAGGCGGGCACATCCGCCACTCCGGAGACACCGCAATGA
- a CDS encoding DUF885 family protein — translation MLGALAGQGAAMAAQPAQAAAAATPGDAAARFKALYLREWKWRQEQSAGADDEDSQGAAADHLPRVDVATQNQRTAYWQQVLRELDAIDQAQLSAQDQVNYQVYRQQIAVFLDQQRFRAWEMPFNSDTAFWSNLGFSARATLHTRDDYQRYLKILADIPRYFDEQIVNMRAGLARGFSQPKVTLTGRDQSIADVANASGEANLFYTPFKQMPASIPAEVQAQLRQQALDTIAHSVVPAYTDLLRFMREEYQPKARSTLSGEALPDGKDYYRAQIREYTTLELSPEQIHQIGLQEVAKLRKDMDQTIAASGFVAPKGQATFPAFLHFLRTDPQFYPKTPEELLKQAAWIAKRVDAKVGDYIGRLPRQRFAIEPVPPDLAPFYTGGRGGPGIYLVNTYDLPSRPLYNLTALTLHESSPGHALQMPLAAEQQGLPDFRRYGYISAYGEGWALYSEYLGQEMGMYETPYDRFGYLTYQMWRACRLVIDTGIHHKGWTREQAIAYLRDNTALSEHEVTTEVDRYIAWPGQALSYYLGELKIIELRRKAEAALGEKFDIRAFHDAILETGSVPLPVLEQRIDRFIAEGGKSPWAQEATKQ, via the coding sequence ATGCTCGGCGCGCTTGCAGGGCAGGGCGCCGCCATGGCCGCGCAACCCGCGCAGGCCGCCGCCGCCGCGACGCCCGGCGACGCCGCCGCGCGCTTCAAGGCGCTGTACCTGCGCGAGTGGAAGTGGCGCCAGGAGCAGTCGGCCGGCGCCGACGACGAGGACAGCCAGGGCGCGGCCGCCGACCACTTGCCCAGGGTGGACGTGGCCACGCAGAACCAGCGCACCGCGTACTGGCAACAGGTGCTGCGCGAACTGGACGCGATCGACCAGGCGCAGCTGTCGGCGCAGGATCAGGTCAACTACCAGGTCTATCGTCAGCAGATCGCGGTATTCCTGGATCAGCAGCGCTTTCGCGCCTGGGAAATGCCGTTCAACAGCGACACCGCGTTCTGGAGCAACCTGGGCTTCAGTGCCCGCGCCACCTTGCACACCCGCGACGACTACCAGCGCTATCTGAAGATCCTGGCCGACATCCCGCGCTATTTCGACGAGCAGATCGTCAACATGCGCGCCGGCCTGGCGCGCGGCTTCAGCCAGCCGAAGGTGACGCTGACCGGCCGCGACCAATCGATCGCCGATGTGGCCAACGCCAGCGGCGAGGCCAATCTGTTCTATACACCGTTCAAGCAGATGCCGGCCAGCATCCCGGCCGAGGTGCAGGCGCAGCTGCGGCAGCAGGCGCTGGATACCATCGCGCACAGCGTGGTGCCGGCCTATACCGACCTGCTGCGCTTCATGCGCGAGGAGTACCAGCCGAAGGCGCGCAGCACGCTGTCCGGCGAGGCGCTGCCCGACGGCAAGGACTATTACCGCGCGCAGATCCGCGAATACACCACGCTGGAGCTGTCACCCGAGCAGATCCACCAGATCGGGCTGCAGGAAGTGGCCAAGCTGCGCAAGGACATGGACCAGACCATCGCCGCCAGCGGCTTCGTCGCGCCGAAGGGACAGGCGACGTTCCCGGCATTCCTGCATTTCCTGCGCACCGATCCGCAGTTCTATCCGAAGACGCCGGAAGAGCTGCTCAAGCAGGCGGCGTGGATCGCCAAGCGCGTGGATGCGAAGGTCGGCGACTACATCGGCCGGCTGCCGCGGCAGCGCTTCGCGATCGAGCCGGTGCCGCCGGACCTGGCGCCGTTCTACACCGGCGGCCGCGGCGGCCCGGGCATCTACCTGGTCAACACCTACGACCTGCCGTCGCGCCCGCTGTACAACCTGACCGCGCTGACCTTGCACGAATCCTCGCCCGGCCACGCATTGCAGATGCCGCTGGCGGCCGAGCAGCAGGGCCTGCCGGACTTTCGCCGCTACGGCTACATCTCCGCCTACGGCGAGGGCTGGGCGCTGTACTCGGAGTACCTGGGGCAGGAAATGGGCATGTACGAGACCCCGTACGACCGCTTCGGCTACCTGACCTACCAGATGTGGCGCGCCTGCCGGCTGGTGATCGACACCGGCATCCACCACAAGGGCTGGACCCGCGAGCAGGCGATCGCGTACCTGCGCGACAACACTGCACTCAGCGAGCACGAGGTCACCACCGAGGTCGACCGCTACATCGCCTGGCCGGGGCAGGCGCTGTCCTATTACCTGGGCGAGTTGAAGATCATCGAGTTGCGGCGCAAGGCCGAGGCCGCGCTGGGCGAGAAATTCGACATCCGCGCCTTCCACGACGCGATCCTGGAAACCGGCTCGGTGCCGCTGCCGGTACTGGAGCAGCGCATCGACCGTTTCATCGCCGAGGGCGGCAAGTCGCCATGGGCGCAGGAGGCGACAAAGCAGTAG
- a CDS encoding aldehyde dehydrogenase family protein, with protein MSMQPLLLAGHWQPSLEARGSFRAEDPRDGNAFGPEFPVSGAADLEAALSAAVLVADALAAAAPERIAGFLDSYAAAIDADVEQLVALAHAETGLPVEPRLAKVELPRASGQLRQAAQAVRSHSWTQPVIDTAAGLRAQLGPLHKPVLVFGPNNFPFAFNAVAGSDFASAIAARNPVIAKAHPSHPATSQRLAQLAHQALLDNGLPAAAVQLLYHFDNTLGLELAGDPRLGAIGFTGSRAGGLALKAAADRAGVPAYVELSSVNPVFLLPGVLAERGAALAQEFFASCTMGSGQFCTNPGIVVVPEGEDGDAFVAAASAHFAGAAPSLLFSRGVLEHLQRGVATLRNAGASVLAGGDAALEPGYRHAPTLLAVSAQAFLQQPEALQTEAFGPVSLVVRAAGLAQMTALAHSLEGNLTGTVYRAADGSDDVPFAALAAALRPRVGRLICNKMPTGVAVSAAMNHGGPYPSTGHPGFTAVGMPAAIRRFAALHSYDGLPDALLPDLLRDRNPGGVQRLIDGQWTVADVERTA; from the coding sequence ATGAGCATGCAGCCGCTGTTGCTTGCCGGGCATTGGCAGCCGTCGCTGGAAGCGCGCGGCAGCTTCCGCGCCGAAGACCCGCGCGACGGGAACGCGTTCGGACCGGAATTCCCGGTCAGCGGCGCCGCCGATCTGGAAGCGGCGCTGAGCGCGGCGGTGCTGGTCGCCGACGCGTTGGCCGCGGCGGCGCCCGAGCGCATCGCCGGGTTCCTCGACAGCTACGCCGCGGCGATCGATGCCGACGTGGAGCAGTTGGTCGCGCTGGCGCATGCCGAGACCGGCTTGCCGGTCGAACCGCGCCTGGCCAAGGTGGAGTTGCCGCGCGCCAGCGGGCAGCTGCGCCAGGCCGCGCAGGCGGTGCGCAGCCACAGCTGGACGCAGCCGGTGATCGACACCGCGGCCGGCCTGCGCGCGCAGCTGGGGCCGCTGCACAAGCCGGTGCTGGTGTTCGGCCCGAACAATTTCCCGTTCGCGTTCAACGCGGTGGCCGGCAGCGATTTCGCCTCGGCCATCGCCGCGCGCAATCCGGTCATCGCCAAGGCACATCCGTCGCATCCGGCCACCAGCCAGCGCCTGGCGCAGCTCGCGCACCAGGCGCTGCTGGACAACGGCCTGCCGGCGGCGGCGGTGCAGTTGCTGTACCACTTCGACAACACGCTGGGCCTGGAACTGGCCGGCGACCCGCGGCTGGGCGCGATCGGCTTCACCGGCAGCCGTGCCGGCGGGCTGGCGCTGAAGGCCGCGGCCGACCGCGCCGGGGTGCCGGCCTACGTCGAGCTGTCCAGCGTCAATCCGGTGTTCCTGCTGCCGGGCGTGCTGGCCGAACGCGGCGCCGCGCTGGCGCAGGAGTTCTTCGCCTCGTGCACGATGGGCAGCGGCCAGTTCTGCACCAATCCCGGCATCGTGGTGGTGCCCGAAGGCGAGGACGGCGATGCGTTCGTCGCCGCGGCCAGCGCGCACTTCGCCGGCGCCGCGCCGAGCCTGCTGTTCTCGCGCGGCGTGCTCGAGCATCTGCAGCGCGGCGTGGCCACGCTGCGCAATGCCGGCGCCAGCGTGCTGGCCGGCGGCGACGCCGCGCTGGAGCCGGGCTATCGCCACGCGCCGACCTTGCTGGCGGTTTCGGCGCAGGCCTTCCTGCAACAGCCCGAGGCGCTGCAGACCGAGGCGTTCGGCCCGGTCAGCCTGGTGGTGCGCGCTGCCGGCCTGGCGCAGATGACCGCATTGGCGCACAGCCTGGAGGGCAACCTCACCGGCACCGTGTACCGTGCCGCCGACGGCAGCGACGACGTGCCGTTCGCGGCGTTGGCCGCCGCGTTGCGGCCGCGGGTGGGGCGCCTGATCTGCAACAAAATGCCGACCGGCGTGGCGGTCAGTGCGGCGATGAATCACGGCGGTCCGTATCCGAGCACCGGGCATCCGGGCTTCACCGCAGTCGGCATGCCGGCCGCGATCCGCCGCTTCGCCGCGTTGCACAGTTACGACGGCCTGCCCGATGCGTTGCTGCCGGACCTGCTGCGCGACCGCAATCCCGGCGGCGTGCAGCGCCTGATCGACGGCCAGTGGACTGTCGCCGACGTGGAGCGCACGGCATGA
- a CDS encoding S9 family peptidase, giving the protein MNRFAASIVLAAASIAAHAQAAPSVADYQRSLGLREAWMTLTENVTWPAQWRDDGTFYYRKTVSGGFAFVLEDVASQRKQPAFDALRLARGLSAAAGTEYSAQRLPFERFRYAADAGRDNAAIVFQIDYAPWRCTLADYVCARADAGPQPRPRGFGVVRDPVVPADNTPQRSPDGRWEAFADGHDLVLRSVADGHLVRLSDDGRADDFYDPETLAWSPDSQRLALYKVRPGFPRRVTRVEAAPPGGGQPRVRTQLYPKPGDAVDIERPVLFDLAGVSAGAGARRTVVDDALFANPYQLSPIQWRSDGRSFVFDYVQRGFQRMRAIAVDAASGRAHVAVGEDARTFVYADRSYRHDVDGLGKEILWISERDGWRHLYLFDGESGKVKAQITKGEWIVRDVLRVDDAQRRVWFSASGMDAGKDPYYRQLFAVDFDGRHLTRLTTADADHDVAIADDGRHYVDTYSRPDLPPVMELHAIDGALLQVVERGDIGKLQAAGWRAPQTFVAKGRDGKTDIWGMVVRPRDYDPHKKYPVIENIYAGPHDSFVPKTFWPFGYHSGGDKQIGMQAQADLGFIVVMIDGMGTANRSKAFHDVAWKNLGDSGFPDRIAWHKALAAKDPSYDISRVGIYGASAGGQSTLGALERHPDFYKVGVAFAGCYDNRMDKISWNEQWMGWPVDASYARASGVDNASKLRGELLLIVGEQDSNVDPASTAQVVDALIKAGKDFDLLNVPGGEHTAGRSSGPIDYVQRRQYDFFVRHLLGAQTPRWNSFEQEHRP; this is encoded by the coding sequence ATGAACAGATTCGCTGCATCGATCGTGCTGGCCGCGGCGTCCATCGCCGCCCACGCCCAGGCCGCGCCGAGCGTCGCCGACTACCAGCGCTCGCTCGGCCTGCGCGAGGCGTGGATGACGCTGACCGAGAACGTGACCTGGCCGGCGCAATGGCGCGACGACGGCACGTTCTATTACCGCAAGACCGTGTCCGGCGGTTTCGCCTTCGTGCTCGAAGACGTGGCCAGCCAGCGCAAGCAGCCGGCGTTCGATGCGCTGCGGCTGGCGCGCGGGCTGAGCGCTGCGGCCGGCACCGAGTATTCGGCACAGCGCTTGCCCTTCGAGCGCTTTCGCTATGCCGCCGACGCCGGCCGCGACAATGCCGCGATCGTGTTCCAGATCGACTACGCGCCGTGGCGCTGCACGCTCGCCGACTATGTCTGCGCGCGCGCCGACGCCGGCCCACAGCCGCGGCCGCGCGGCTTCGGTGTGGTCCGCGATCCGGTAGTGCCCGCCGACAACACGCCGCAGCGTTCGCCGGATGGGCGCTGGGAGGCGTTCGCCGACGGCCACGATCTCGTGCTGCGCAGCGTCGCCGACGGCCACCTCGTGCGCTTGAGCGACGACGGCCGCGCCGACGATTTCTACGACCCGGAAACGCTGGCCTGGTCGCCGGATTCGCAGCGGCTGGCGTTGTACAAGGTGCGTCCGGGCTTCCCGCGGCGGGTGACGCGGGTGGAGGCGGCGCCGCCCGGCGGCGGCCAGCCACGCGTGCGTACCCAGCTGTATCCCAAGCCCGGGGATGCGGTGGATATCGAGCGCCCGGTGCTGTTCGATCTGGCCGGCGTGTCTGCGGGTGCCGGTGCGCGGCGCACCGTCGTCGACGATGCGCTGTTCGCCAATCCGTACCAGCTGTCGCCGATCCAGTGGCGCAGCGACGGCCGCAGCTTCGTGTTCGACTACGTGCAGCGGGGCTTCCAGCGCATGCGCGCGATCGCGGTGGACGCGGCCAGCGGCCGCGCGCATGTCGCGGTGGGCGAGGACGCCAGGACCTTCGTCTACGCCGACCGCAGCTACCGCCACGACGTGGACGGGCTGGGCAAGGAGATCCTGTGGATCTCCGAGCGCGACGGCTGGCGCCATCTCTATCTGTTCGATGGCGAAAGCGGCAAGGTCAAGGCGCAGATCACCAAAGGCGAATGGATCGTGCGCGACGTGCTGCGTGTGGACGACGCGCAGCGCCGCGTCTGGTTCTCCGCCAGCGGCATGGACGCGGGCAAGGATCCTTACTATCGGCAGCTGTTCGCGGTGGATTTCGACGGCCGCCACCTGACCCGGCTGACCACAGCCGATGCCGACCACGACGTGGCCATCGCCGACGACGGCCGCCACTACGTGGACACCTATTCGCGCCCGGACCTGCCGCCGGTGATGGAGCTGCACGCCATCGACGGCGCGCTGCTGCAGGTGGTGGAGCGTGGCGACATCGGCAAGCTGCAGGCCGCCGGTTGGCGCGCGCCGCAGACCTTCGTGGCCAAGGGCCGCGACGGCAAGACCGACATCTGGGGCATGGTGGTGCGCCCGCGCGACTACGACCCGCACAAGAAATACCCGGTGATCGAGAACATCTACGCCGGCCCGCACGACAGCTTCGTGCCCAAGACCTTCTGGCCGTTCGGCTACCACTCCGGCGGCGACAAGCAGATCGGCATGCAGGCGCAGGCCGACCTGGGTTTCATCGTGGTGATGATCGACGGCATGGGCACCGCCAACCGCTCCAAGGCGTTCCACGACGTGGCCTGGAAGAACCTCGGCGATTCCGGCTTTCCGGATCGCATCGCCTGGCACAAGGCGCTGGCGGCCAAGGACCCGTCCTACGACATCTCCCGCGTCGGCATCTACGGCGCCTCGGCGGGCGGGCAGAGCACGCTGGGCGCGCTGGAACGGCACCCGGATTTCTACAAGGTGGGCGTGGCGTTCGCCGGCTGCTACGACAACCGCATGGACAAGATCAGCTGGAACGAACAGTGGATGGGCTGGCCGGTGGACGCCAGCTATGCGCGCGCTTCCGGCGTCGACAACGCTTCGAAGCTGCGCGGCGAGTTGCTGCTGATCGTCGGCGAGCAGGACAGCAACGTCGACCCGGCCTCGACCGCGCAGGTGGTGGACGCCTTGATCAAGGCCGGCAAGGATTTCGACCTGCTCAACGTGC
- a CDS encoding M24 family metallopeptidase — MSATAQIGGLSLAMARAQLAPWPIQAPPIQPQEYQQRLARARELLRAQGADALLIGAGASLRYFTGVPWGASERLVAMLLTAEGDPLLICPAFEEGSLDAVLRIPVRKRLWEEHEDPHALVAEALSELGAQALALDPGVAFAVHSGLSKVLDRIAIRDATPIVDGCRMRKSAAELALMQQACDMTLQVQRLAAGLIHEGITTAELVRFIDQAHRALGADNGSTFCIVQFGHATAYPHGIPGVQTLRAGELVLIDTGCTVHGYHSDITRTYIFGEPSEKQRRIWQLEHDAQAAAFAAVRPGVSCAAVDQAARDVLQAAGLGPDYRLPGLPHRTGHGCGMSIHEAPYLVRGNALPLAPGMCCSNEPMIVVPGEFGVRLEDHFYVTEHGAQWFTPPSPAIDRPFA; from the coding sequence ATGAGCGCCACCGCGCAGATCGGCGGGCTGAGCCTGGCCATGGCGCGGGCGCAGCTGGCGCCGTGGCCGATCCAGGCGCCGCCGATCCAGCCGCAGGAATACCAGCAGCGGCTGGCGCGTGCGCGCGAGCTGCTGCGCGCGCAGGGCGCCGACGCGCTGCTGATCGGCGCCGGCGCCTCGCTGCGCTATTTCACCGGCGTGCCGTGGGGCGCCAGCGAGCGCCTGGTGGCGATGCTGCTGACCGCCGAAGGCGATCCGCTGCTGATCTGCCCGGCGTTCGAGGAAGGCTCGCTGGATGCGGTACTGCGCATCCCGGTGCGCAAGCGGCTGTGGGAAGAACACGAGGATCCGCATGCGCTGGTCGCCGAGGCGCTGAGCGAACTCGGCGCGCAGGCGCTGGCGCTGGATCCGGGCGTCGCCTTCGCCGTGCACAGCGGACTCAGCAAGGTGCTGGACCGGATCGCGATCCGCGACGCGACGCCGATCGTCGATGGCTGCCGCATGCGCAAGTCGGCGGCGGAACTGGCGTTGATGCAGCAGGCCTGCGACATGACCCTGCAGGTGCAGCGGCTGGCCGCCGGCCTGATCCACGAAGGCATCACCACCGCCGAACTGGTGCGCTTCATCGACCAGGCGCATCGCGCGCTCGGTGCCGACAACGGGTCCACCTTCTGCATCGTGCAGTTCGGCCACGCCACCGCGTATCCGCACGGCATCCCCGGCGTGCAGACCTTGCGTGCGGGCGAACTGGTGCTGATCGACACCGGCTGCACCGTGCACGGCTACCACTCCGACATCACCCGCACCTACATCTTCGGCGAGCCGAGCGAAAAGCAGCGGCGTATCTGGCAGCTGGAGCACGATGCGCAGGCGGCGGCGTTCGCCGCGGTGCGTCCGGGCGTGAGTTGCGCCGCGGTGGACCAGGCCGCGCGCGATGTGCTGCAGGCGGCCGGCCTGGGCCCGGACTATCGGCTGCCGGGATTGCCGCACCGCACCGGCCATGGCTGCGGCATGAGCATCCACGAGGCGCCGTATCTGGTGCGTGGCAACGCGTTGCCGCTGGCGCCAGGCATGTGCTGCAGCAACGAACCGATGATCGTGGTGCCGGGCGAGTTCGGCGTGCGCCTGGAAGACCATTTCTACGTCACCGAACACGGTGCGCAGTGGTTCACCCCGCCGTCGCCGGCGATCGATCGGCCATTCGCATGA